The Solanum lycopersicum chromosome 6, SLM_r2.1 genome has a window encoding:
- the LOC138349221 gene encoding uncharacterized protein, with protein MLKQLSITVPLIEALEQMLGYAKFMKDKVTKKRLVYFEDDDRMQHCSDITTRSLVQKKNEDLGAFIISCTIGLLHFAKAICDLEASINIMPLSSYKNMGLGNTKPTVIRLLMADRMVKRAIGILNHVLVKVESSIFLVDFVILECEVDLEVPIILRRPFLATSRALVDMEKGKMKFRVNNEEVTFMVYRSLRQSSEIQ; from the coding sequence ATGCTCAAACAGCTTTCCATCACTGTGCCTTtgatagaagctcttgaacaaatgctcggttatgccaagtttatgaaagataagGTCACTAAGAAAAGATTGGTctattttgaggatgatgatagaatgcaacattgtagtgatATTACTACAAGGTCTCTAGTGCAAAAAAAAAACGAAGATCTGGGTGCCTTTATTATTTCATGTACAATTGGGTTATTACACTTTGCGAAAGCAATATGTGATCTTGAGGCAAGCATAAATATCATGCCTCTTTCTAGTTACAAGAACATGGGTTTGGGTAACACAAAGCCCACTGTGATACGACTATTGATGGCCGATCGAATGGTGAAGAGGGCTATTGGGATACTCAACCATGTGTTAGTAAAGGTGGAGTCATCCATAtttttggttgattttgtgattctgGAATGTGAGGTTGATTTAGAGGTACCTATTATTCTtaggaggccattccttgctaccagtagagccttggttgatatggagaaaggcAAAATGAAATTTCGagtgaacaatgaagaagtgactttCATGGTTTATAGGTCCTTGAGACAGAGTAGTGAGATCCAATAG